The following proteins are co-located in the Pseudomonas synxantha genome:
- a CDS encoding response regulator, producing the protein MNHPSSPRQQILLVDDEEDALVELAESLENEGFVCFTSTSVTFALQELTLHPDIALVITDLRMPEESGISLIKRLREHTSRSHLPVIVMSGHAEMDDVSDMLRLQVLDLFRKPIYLVRLIDTLNSLFPLPKSLR; encoded by the coding sequence ATGAACCACCCTTCGTCACCCCGCCAGCAAATCCTATTGGTGGATGACGAGGAGGATGCGCTGGTCGAGTTAGCCGAATCCCTCGAAAACGAGGGATTCGTCTGTTTCACTTCCACCTCCGTTACTTTCGCCCTGCAAGAATTGACACTTCATCCTGATATAGCGTTGGTCATCACTGACCTGCGCATGCCCGAGGAAAGCGGGATTTCCTTGATCAAGCGCCTGCGCGAACACACCTCGCGCTCGCATTTACCTGTGATCGTGATGTCCGGCCATGCCGAGATGGATGATGTCAGTGACATGCTGCGCCTGCAGGTGCTGGATCTGTTCCGCAAACCGATCTATCTGGTGCGCTTGATCGATACCCTCAACAGCCTGTTTCCCCTGCCGAAGTCCCTTCGGTAG